One region of Petroclostridium xylanilyticum genomic DNA includes:
- a CDS encoding MGDG synthase family glycosyltransferase, translating to MRVLFLSVTAGQGHHSAAKAVMDYLNERNVECTMLDTFEYINPILSESIARGYLISTQFTPAVYGKLYRLAEKKEKSDAKFSISKLTSSILSRKLVTYIRDYSPDVIVCTHIFSAQIITELKEKNLGAKTIGIITDFTIHPFWEDTDLDYYITASELLNHQAEKKGIPIEKIKATGIPIHMKFSKKIDQAEARRLLEVEDKTTIFVMSGSMGYGNVIKIIRQLDELDMDFQIISVCGNNKGLKRKIDHLKSKKKIYNYGFVNNVDVIMDAANCIVTKPGGLTVSESLAKRLPMILINPIPGQEDRNVEFLLNNGLAVKTSPTFPIDEAVFQLMLNDWRQQNLKEMIKYIGKPNASKDLGDFIIELIGGNL from the coding sequence ATGAGGGTATTGTTTCTTTCGGTAACAGCTGGACAAGGGCATCATTCTGCCGCTAAAGCTGTTATGGATTATCTTAACGAACGTAATGTAGAATGTACAATGTTGGATACCTTTGAGTACATTAATCCTATTTTAAGCGAGTCAATTGCCAGAGGATATTTGATTTCTACCCAATTCACTCCTGCGGTTTACGGAAAATTATACCGTTTGGCAGAAAAAAAAGAAAAAAGCGATGCCAAATTTTCTATTTCAAAATTAACCAGTTCAATTTTGTCTAGAAAACTAGTTACATATATTCGGGATTATAGCCCTGATGTTATTGTGTGTACTCATATTTTTTCTGCACAGATCATCACCGAGCTAAAAGAAAAAAATCTGGGTGCTAAAACCATCGGAATTATTACTGATTTCACCATTCATCCGTTTTGGGAAGATACTGACCTGGATTATTATATTACTGCCAGTGAACTCCTAAACCATCAAGCTGAAAAAAAGGGAATTCCTATAGAAAAAATTAAGGCTACAGGTATCCCCATACATATGAAATTTTCTAAAAAAATTGATCAGGCTGAGGCGAGAAGGTTATTAGAAGTTGAAGATAAAACTACCATTTTTGTCATGAGTGGAAGCATGGGTTATGGTAATGTAATCAAGATTATCCGGCAGTTGGATGAACTGGATATGGATTTTCAGATTATATCCGTATGTGGCAATAATAAGGGGTTAAAACGAAAGATTGATCATTTGAAAAGTAAGAAGAAAATCTATAACTATGGATTTGTAAACAATGTAGACGTTATAATGGATGCCGCAAACTGTATCGTTACCAAGCCCGGTGGTTTAACCGTATCAGAAAGTCTGGCAAAGAGATTGCCCATGATCTTAATAAACCCTATTCCAGGGCAGGAGGATAGGAATGTAGAATTCCTGTTAAACAACGGATTGGCTGTTAAGACCAGTCCAACCTTTCCTATTGATGAAGCTGTTTTCCAGCTGATGCTCAACGACTGGAGACAACAAAATTTAAAGGAAATGATAAAATATATTGGAAAGCCTAATGCTTCCAAGGATCTTGGGGATTTTATCATTGAACTAATAGGTGGAAATTTGTAG
- a CDS encoding NUDIX domain-containing protein, whose translation MKEVTAAIIINDGKVLIAQRAENQKLAGKWEFPGGKKV comes from the coding sequence ATGAAAGAAGTTACTGCAGCGATTATCATAAATGATGGGAAAGTATTAATAGCTCAAAGAGCTGAGAACCAAAAGTTGGCTGGTAAATGGGAGTTCCCGGGAGGGAAAAAAGTTTGA